Genomic segment of Umezawaea sp. Da 62-37:
GCGCTCCTCCTCGGCGGTCGGGTACTCGACCTGGATCTTGAACAGGAACCGGTCGCGCTGGGCTTCCGGGAGCGGGTAGACGCCCTCGTTCTCGATCGGGTTCTGGGTGGCGAGCACGAGGAACGGGTTCGGCATCGGGAACGTCTTGCCGCCGATGGACACGTGCCGCTCGGCCATCACCTCGAGCATGGCCGACTGCACCTTGGCGGGCGCGCGGTTGATCTCGTCGGCGAGCACGAAGTTCGCGACGACCGGGCCGAGTTCGACGTCGAACGTCTCGCTGCTCTGCCGGTAGATGCGGGTGCCGAGGATGTCGGCGGGCACCAGGTCGGGGGTGAACTGGACACGGGAGAACGACCCGCCCACGACCCGCGCGAAGGTCTCGACCGCGAGCGTCTTGGCGACACCGGGCACGCCCTCCAGCAGCAGGTGGCCCTTCGCCAGCAGGCCGACGAGCATCCGTTCGACCAACCGGTCCTGGCCGACGATGACGCGCTTGACCTCGAACACGGTCCGTTCGAGCAGCTGGGCGTCGCGCGCGGGCGTGTTGGGCGTCTCGCCCGCCGAACCCTCGGTACCGGGACCGGACTCGGTCACGTGTCAACCTCCTAGAACACACACAGCACTGGCGGTTTCGCGAGCCTAGTCAACCGCGCGACCGGTATGGCGCTTGTGAAGGGTGGACAGGTCCTCCGGCGTGTCCACGTCGTCGGCCTCACCGGGCAGCGCGGTGACCTCCGCCGGCGCCAGCGGCCGGAGCACCGAACGGAGTGAGGCCCCCTCGGGTTCGCCGGGCATGGCCGCGCGCAGGACGTCGACGCGCCAGACTCCCGCGAGCCACTGGAGTCGGCCGCCCGCGTCGACCAGCACCGCCCCCGCCCCGTCGCCGACGGCGGCGCGCAGACGGTCCACTGTGGAGGCGGTGACGCCCGGCTGGTCCACGGCCAGCACGACGGCGAGGTCCACATCGGCCAGTGCCGCCAGCCCGGCGGCGAGCCCGGCCACCGGTCCCCCGCCCGGCGGGTCCTCCCGTGTCCACACGACACGGCCACCCTCGCCCGGACCGACCACGACCACCTGGCCCGCGCCCGCCACGGCGGCGAGCACGTAGTCGAGCAGAGTCCGCCCGCCGACCACCAGCGAGGCCTTGTCCACCCCGCCGAGCCTGCTCCCCGCACCTCCGGCGAGCACGATCGCCGCCCACTCCGTCATCCCACCACGCTAGCGCCCACCTTCCGGGGTGTCTGAGCGTTCGACACGGGGTGCCTGAGCGTTCGACTCGCGAGTGGTTTGAGGTTTTTCGCGCGAGTCGAACGCTCAGGCGGGGTGTGTCGAACGCTCAGGTGGTGAGGGCGGTGGTGATGGCGTGGTCGAGGGCCAGGCGGGTGGCGCCGTGGAGGGGGGCGAGGGCGCCGAGGGTGCCGTGGGCGAGGCGGGTCGGGCTCGACGACAGGGTGGCGACCGCCGTGCGCACCGGGTCCAGCAGTGCCGGGTGGGTGCCGAGCGGGCCGCCGAGGAGGACGACTTCGGGGTCGACCACGGCCGTGACGGAGGCGACCGCGCGGGCGACGGCGGCGACCAGTGCCATCAACACCCGCGGGGTGCCCGCGTCCAGGGCCCGCAGAACGGCCGCCACGTCGTTGGAGGGGGCGTCCGAGCGGCCGAGTCCGGCGGCCGCGAGTTCGGTGGCCAGGGTGCGCCAGCCCGCGCCGGGGAGGTAGCCGACCTCGCCCGCGAGGCCGTGGGCGCCGCGGACCAGCAGGCCGCCGAGGTACAGGCCGAGTCCGAGACCGGCGCCGACGTAGAGGTAGGCGAAGCTCGCGGCGTCGCCGAAGCGCTGCTCGGCCAGCGCGGCGAGGTTCACGTCGTTGTCGACGAGCACGGGCGCGCCCACCAGGTCGGCGAGCACGTCGGCGGGGCTCAGCAGGCCTTCCGGGAACGGCGAGCCGGGCAGCGCGATGACCTCGCGCGTGACGGGGTGGACCGGGTTCGCCATCGACACCGCGACCGCGCGCAGCGGTCCGGCGGGCGGTTTCCGCAGCGCCGCCACCACGGTCGCGCGCAGCGCCTTCGCGAGCGCGCCGGTGTCGCCCGCGCCGCCGGGCGGGCGGGTGTGCCGGTGCAGGACGCGGCCCGCGAGGTCGGCGGACCAGGCCTGCACGCCGGACTGGTCGACCTCGACGGCGAGCACCCAGCCCGCCGCGGTGCCCAGTTCGTAGAACGTGCCGACGCGGCCGCGGCGTCCGGTCTCCTGCGGTCCGGTCGCCGTCAACAGGCCGCCCTCGGTGAGCCTGCGGACCGACTCGGAGACGGTGGGCTTGGAGAAGCCGGTGGCGGTGGCGAGTTCGGCCCTGGTCGCGCGTTCGCGGCCGACCACCTCGTCGAACAGCTTGCGGTCGGTCGCCTCGCGCAGCACGACCTGGGGCAACACCACTCTTGCGTCCTCTCCGTAGGCGGGTCTACGGTAGGGCAACGTTCTAGTTAGGTCACCTTACCAAATCGCGGAGGTACCTCGATGACACCCCCGGACATGCCCGCCGCCATCCGTTCCGCCAAGGCCGCGCTCAGGGAACGGCTCGGCGACCCGGCCAAGGCGTTCGCCCGCGCCGAGGAACTGGTGCGCGCCGAGGTCGACGACGTCGTGGCCGCCCGCTCGCGCGGCGAGCAGGTGTGGCCGGTGGTGCGCTACGAGGACATCGCCGCGGGCACCGTCCCGGCCGACGTCGTCGCCGCCGTCCGCCGCCGGGGCTGCGCCGTCGTCCGCGGCACCTTCCCCCGCGCCCGCGCCGAGGCGTGGGACCGCGAACTGGTGTCCTACTTGGAGCGCAACGAGTTCGAGAAGACCTACGAGTACGTGGACGACGGCGTCTTCGGCGGCCTCGCGGCGGGCAAGCCGTCGATCTTCCCGATCTACTGGTCCAAGCCCCAGATGGAGGCGCGCGAGGACGCGGCGATGGTCGCCGTCCGCGGTTTCCTCAACGGCTTCTGGAAGCACGAGTCCGAGGGCCGGGTCTGGTTCGACCCCACCCGCGACACCGCCTACCCCGACCGCGTCCGCCGCCGCGCCCCCGGCGCCACCTCCGGCGGCCTCTCGCCGCACACCGACTCCGGTTCCGTCGAGCGCTGGCTGCTCCCCGCCTACCAGGACGTCTTCCGCCACGTGTTCGACGGCGACGTGGACGCCTACGACCCGTGGGACGGCGCGCACCGCACCGAGGTGCACGAGTTCGAGTCCACCGTCATGTGCTCGGCGTTCCGCACGTTCCAGGGCTGGACCGCGCTGTCCGACATGGAGCCCACCGAGGGCGTCCTGCACACCGTCCCCATCCCCTCCGCCATGGCCTACGTGCTGCTGCGCGCCCTCCAGGACGACGTCGCCGACGACGACCTCTGCGGCGCGGCCAACGGCCAGGCGCTGCCCATCAGCCCCGAGTGGCACCCGCTCCTCACCCCCGCCCTCACCCCGATCCCCGCCGTGGAGCCCGGCGACACGGTCTGGTGGCACGGCGACCTGATCCACTCGGTCGGCGAGGTGACCGGCCAGAAGGGCTGGGGCAACGTCATGTACATCCCGGCCAGCCCGCACTGCCCGAAGAACGCCGCCTACGCGGCGAAGTGCGGCGAGGCGTTCCTGGCGGGGACGAGCCCGACGGACTTCGCGGCGGAGGACTACGAGGTGTCGTGGACGGGCCGCCCGAGCACGGCCGAACTGTCCCCCGTTGGCCGCGCGCAACTCGGGCTGAAGGCTTAGCGCTGTAGTCGCGATCGGCCGCATTCAAGTCGTGATCCGCCCACGCGCCGAATACGAAGTCGTGCCGCTGATACGACAATTGCGGACACCTGTCGGGTCGGACTCCTCCGAATGGCACAGGACGCCGCATTCCGATGCTTACCTCCAGTGGCGCTGACTTCGAAGCCCGTTGTCATGCATGATGGGGATGTGTCGTCGCCATTGCGTAGGAGGGATCGACATGACGGGAAACCCTGCGGCGGATCTGGAAACCGACTTGGTCGACCTGGCCGGATTGTCCTTGGCGGAGTTGAGGAGGACGACCGAACCGGTACTGGTCGGTTCGGTCGCCCGACTCGTGGCCCGCACCGAACACGCTCCTCGCGGTGTTCTCGAGAACAACGTGAGCCGCAAGAGGTGAAGCGGATCGGCTGAGGGGAGGTGACCCGCCCCCATCAACTGCCCAGAGCGGAATTCGACGCGCTCGCCACCGGCGGCGGTGGACCGAGTTCGATCAGGCACCTGGTCACGACCAACCACAGCAAGCACCTCGCACTC
This window contains:
- a CDS encoding YbiU family protein, with the translated sequence MTPPDMPAAIRSAKAALRERLGDPAKAFARAEELVRAEVDDVVAARSRGEQVWPVVRYEDIAAGTVPADVVAAVRRRGCAVVRGTFPRARAEAWDRELVSYLERNEFEKTYEYVDDGVFGGLAAGKPSIFPIYWSKPQMEAREDAAMVAVRGFLNGFWKHESEGRVWFDPTRDTAYPDRVRRRAPGATSGGLSPHTDSGSVERWLLPAYQDVFRHVFDGDVDAYDPWDGAHRTEVHEFESTVMCSAFRTFQGWTALSDMEPTEGVLHTVPIPSAMAYVLLRALQDDVADDDLCGAANGQALPISPEWHPLLTPALTPIPAVEPGDTVWWHGDLIHSVGEVTGQKGWGNVMYIPASPHCPKNAAYAAKCGEAFLAGTSPTDFAAEDYEVSWTGRPSTAELSPVGRAQLGLKA
- a CDS encoding NTP transferase domain-containing protein; the protein is MTEWAAIVLAGGAGSRLGGVDKASLVVGGRTLLDYVLAAVAGAGQVVVVGPGEGGRVVWTREDPPGGGPVAGLAAGLAALADVDLAVVLAVDQPGVTASTVDRLRAAVGDGAGAVLVDAGGRLQWLAGVWRVDVLRAAMPGEPEGASLRSVLRPLAPAEVTALPGEADDVDTPEDLSTLHKRHTGRAVD
- a CDS encoding AAA family ATPase, whose product is MTESGPGTEGSAGETPNTPARDAQLLERTVFEVKRVIVGQDRLVERMLVGLLAKGHLLLEGVPGVAKTLAVETFARVVGGSFSRVQFTPDLVPADILGTRIYRQSSETFDVELGPVVANFVLADEINRAPAKVQSAMLEVMAERHVSIGGKTFPMPNPFLVLATQNPIENEGVYPLPEAQRDRFLFKIQVEYPTAEEEREIVYRMGVEAPVPSQVLSPEELVRLQGVASRVFVHHALVDYVVRVVIATRAPKEHQLDDVAGWVAYGASPRASLGIIAAARALALVRGRDYVLPQDVVDVVPDVLRHRLVLSYDALADGVPLDHIITRVLQTVPLPQVSARPQPPTGQPVAPVQAGMAGRP
- a CDS encoding ROK family protein, with product MVLPQVVLREATDRKLFDEVVGRERATRAELATATGFSKPTVSESVRRLTEGGLLTATGPQETGRRGRVGTFYELGTAAGWVLAVEVDQSGVQAWSADLAGRVLHRHTRPPGGAGDTGALAKALRATVVAALRKPPAGPLRAVAVSMANPVHPVTREVIALPGSPFPEGLLSPADVLADLVGAPVLVDNDVNLAALAEQRFGDAASFAYLYVGAGLGLGLYLGGLLVRGAHGLAGEVGYLPGAGWRTLATELAAAGLGRSDAPSNDVAAVLRALDAGTPRVLMALVAAVARAVASVTAVVDPEVVLLGGPLGTHPALLDPVRTAVATLSSSPTRLAHGTLGALAPLHGATRLALDHAITTALTT